AGAAGCCTTTAATTCTTTATTTTAAGCTTATAAACGATAAAAATTTTTATAAATTCAGATTTTTTATAACTTATTTTTGATAGCAGTTTTTTAAATTATCAAAAAGCTTTACTAGATGAAATCACTATATTATCGTCATTTATATAATTTTGATAATGGTAAATTTTTTTATAATTAAAGCAAAATTTATATTTTAATTGATATAATTTTTTAAAATTTTTCGAGGATTATTATCATGGAATTTTTAAAAACTCATATAGATTTTATCATCATAGCTTTACTTGGTTTTATGGGTTTTATAGCTGTTTGGTGCGTGATTGAGAGATTGCTTTTTTTTAGAAAGGTAAATTTAAATGAGTATGAAAACCAAGAAAGCTTCGATGATGCGATCAGTGAAAATCTTACAACCTTATATATTATTTATTCTAATGCTCCTTATGTTGGACTTTTAGGAACGGTTATTGGTATTATGATAGTTTTTTATGACATGGGCTTGTCTGGCAATATCGATGTGAAAAGTATAGTTGTAGGGCTTTCTTTGGCTTTAAAGGCAACGGCTATTGGGCTTTTGGTTGCCATACCTTCTTTAATGGCTTATAATGCCTTACTTAGAAAAATAACAATTTTGAGCAATAAATTTAAAGTCCATTTAAAAAGTGTAGAAAAATGATAAAACTTCCTAAAAATGAAGGCTTAAATATAGTCCCATTTATAGACATCATGCTTGTTTTGCTTGCTATTGTTTTGAGTATTTCTACTTTCATTGCACATGGGCAAATCAAAGTAGAACTTCCAAAAAGTGAATTTGCAGAAAGTTCAAGTGATGAAAAGAAGAAATTACTCATAAGCGTTGATGAAAATAATGTTTTTTATCTTGATGATAAAACGGCTACACTCGACGAGGTCAAAGAAGCTGTCAACACCCTAGATAAAGAACAACTTGTAGAACTTAAAAGCGATAAGAACTCTAAATTTGAATCCTTTGTGCAAATCATAGATATTCTTAAAGGTGCAAAGCATACTAACTTCCAAATCATTACCGAAAGGCAAAGATAATGAACAGAAAAACCCAATCTTTCATTTTAACCTGTTTGATTTTTTCCCCTATTTTACTCTTTGCGGTTTATGGCAACCCTTTCAAAATAGAATTTAAAGGTGAAGATGAAGTAACTTTAATCCTCAGTCAGTTTATCGCACAAGGGCAAATAGTCCAAGCTGGTCCACAAACTCCACCAGCACCCATACCACCAGAGGAAACTAAGGAAAAAAAGAAAGAGAAAAAACATAAGAAAAAACATAAACAACACGAACCCTTAGAAAAGGTTGCAAAGAAGAAGAAAGAAAGGATAGAAGAAGTACAAGAAAGTGCGAGTGTGCCTCCCGGTGGTGCTCAAGTAAATACCAATACTCAAACTCAAATTGGTACTCTAGCTCTTGGACAAACGGATAATCCTTTCTTAAGAGAGGTTAAAAAGGCTATAGATGAAGCAGCTAGAGAAACTTATCCAAGACAAGCCATTAGAATGAATCTTACAGGCACTGTTTTGCTTGAATTTGTTTGGTTGCATAATAAAATCTTAGAACAAGTAAAAATAATCAGTACTTCAGGACATAAAATTTTAGATTCGCATACTCTAAAGATCATACAAAAGGCTGCAAGGAATTTCCCTCAATACAAAGAAAGCGTGCGTATACAAATTCCAGTAACCTACAATCTTACCAATAGCAAATAGAGTCTTAACTCCTAGTATGATACACGCTAGGAGTTAAATTTTTTATTTTTATTATTTTTCTTCTTTTTGGTTGTCTTTTTAGATTTTGTTTTAAGTTTTGTTGTTTTGGATTTTGCTATTTTTGGTTTTGAACTTCCTTTTGTCATACTTTTTCCCATGATCTCGATATCAAGGATCTTATCGCCTTGCCTTATGCTATCAAGTACTTCAAGACTTTTTGTATCCTTGCTATCAATTTGTCCAAAAACAGTATGAACTCCGTCTAAGTGAGGCTGAGGGCTGTGAGTGATGAAAAATTGGCTTCCTCCTGTATCCTTTCCAGCATGAGCCATGCTAAGCGTGCCTCTTAAGTGCAAGTTACTTTGCCCCTCACACTCGCATTTTATAGTATAACCCGGTCCTCCTGTTCCTGTGCCATAAGGGCAGCCTCCTTGGATAACAAAATTTGGTATTACCCTGTGAAAATTTAGATTCTTATAAAAGCCCTCCTTGGCTAAGCTTGCAAAATTACACACAGCAATGGGCGCTTCATCATTAAAGAGCTTAAGCTTCATATCGCCCTTTTCAGTC
The nucleotide sequence above comes from Campylobacter sp. MIT 99-7217. Encoded proteins:
- a CDS encoding energy transducer TonB: MNRKTQSFILTCLIFSPILLFAVYGNPFKIEFKGEDEVTLILSQFIAQGQIVQAGPQTPPAPIPPEETKEKKKEKKHKKKHKQHEPLEKVAKKKKERIEEVQESASVPPGGAQVNTNTQTQIGTLALGQTDNPFLREVKKAIDEAARETYPRQAIRMNLTGTVLLEFVWLHNKILEQVKIISTSGHKILDSHTLKIIQKAARNFPQYKESVRIQIPVTYNLTNSK
- the exbB gene encoding TonB-system energizer ExbB; protein product: MEFLKTHIDFIIIALLGFMGFIAVWCVIERLLFFRKVNLNEYENQESFDDAISENLTTLYIIYSNAPYVGLLGTVIGIMIVFYDMGLSGNIDVKSIVVGLSLALKATAIGLLVAIPSLMAYNALLRKITILSNKFKVHLKSVEK
- the exbD gene encoding TonB system transport protein ExbD, giving the protein MIKLPKNEGLNIVPFIDIMLVLLAIVLSISTFIAHGQIKVELPKSEFAESSSDEKKKLLISVDENNVFYLDDKTATLDEVKEAVNTLDKEQLVELKSDKNSKFESFVQIIDILKGAKHTNFQIITERQR